The following are encoded together in the Verrucomicrobiia bacterium genome:
- a CDS encoding choice-of-anchor tandem repeat GloVer-containing protein, which translates to MNKSIHVGLAAGKTFLLIIPLSLLVLAASPSNAGAQTLATLYSFSGPPNDGFRPNALIQGSDGNFYGTTRLGGTNDYGTVFRISPDGNETNLHSFGGSSDGMEPFAGLMQASDGNFYGTTPVGGSNNLGTIFRISPSGTYTMLYSLVHSPTPASAPCSPLIQASDGNFYGTTDNGGTFGTHGTAFQITPSGTYTTLCSILDTGIGSGLYSQPALVLGGDGYLYGTTFRGGSNGQGSVFRITTSGTYTSLYSFGASSIDGTAPNGLVRGSNGKLYGTTAQGGTYSNGTVFCITLTGSYSNLYSFGGTPNDGLVPLGVPVQGSDGNFYGTTYYGGTSNVGTVFRFSPNGTETVLCSLASLALGSFSPSPPGLVQGSDGIFYGTTGNGGASTNCPGGCGTVFKLTVPLNPPANQISAVQVTGADVAFSIPSVACETYQLQFSNSMNPTNWINVPGVSVTNSLGALLTLTNSGSAIGPQRFYRFDITP; encoded by the coding sequence ATGAACAAATCGATTCATGTCGGGTTGGCTGCGGGGAAAACATTCCTCTTAATCATTCCCTTAAGTTTGCTGGTTCTGGCTGCTTCGCCATCCAACGCCGGCGCACAAACCTTGGCCACTCTCTATTCTTTTAGCGGTCCCCCGAACGATGGGTTCAGACCGAATGCGCTGATCCAGGGTAGCGACGGCAATTTTTACGGAACGACCAGGTTGGGCGGAACGAACGACTACGGCACAGTGTTTCGGATCAGTCCCGACGGCAATGAGACGAATCTCCACTCTTTTGGCGGTTCCTCCGATGGGATGGAGCCATTCGCCGGACTCATGCAGGCGAGCGACGGCAATTTCTATGGGACAACCCCCGTCGGCGGGTCGAACAACTTGGGCACAATATTCCGGATCAGCCCGAGTGGCACCTACACCATGCTCTATTCTCTGGTTCACTCTCCCACCCCTGCGTCTGCTCCGTGTAGCCCACTGATACAGGCCAGCGACGGCAATTTCTACGGGACAACCGACAATGGCGGGACTTTCGGCACCCACGGCACGGCGTTCCAGATTACTCCCAGCGGCACTTACACCACTCTCTGTTCCATCTTGGACACTGGGATCGGTAGTGGGTTGTATTCACAACCTGCGCTGGTACTGGGCGGCGACGGCTATCTCTACGGCACGACCTTCCGCGGCGGGTCAAACGGCCAAGGCAGTGTATTTCGGATTACTACCAGCGGCACGTACACGAGTCTGTACTCCTTTGGCGCCTCCTCCATCGATGGTACCGCCCCAAATGGCTTGGTGCGGGGTAGCAACGGCAAGCTCTATGGGACCACCGCCCAGGGCGGGACGTACAGCAACGGAACCGTGTTTTGCATCACTCTCACCGGCAGCTATTCCAATCTGTACTCCTTTGGCGGAACTCCTAACGATGGCCTGGTCCCGCTGGGCGTGCCGGTGCAGGGTAGCGATGGGAATTTTTACGGAACGACCTACTACGGGGGGACGAGCAACGTGGGCACCGTTTTTCGGTTCAGTCCCAACGGGACCGAGACGGTTCTTTGTTCCCTCGCCAGCTTGGCACTCGGCTCCTTTTCTCCCTCTCCCCCCGGACTGGTGCAGGGGAGCGATGGCATTTTCTACGGGACGACCGGGAACGGCGGTGCGAGCACGAACTGTCCCGGCGGCTGTGGCACGGTATTTAAATTGACGGTTCCTCTCAATCCGCCAGCCAATCAGATCTCCGCAGTTCAGGTTACCGGCGCTGACGTAGCCTTCTCCATCCCCTCGGTAGCCTGCGAGACCTACCAATTGCAGTTTAGCAATTCCATGAATCCGACCAATTGGATCAACGTCCCCGGCGTTTCCGTCACCAACAGCCTCGGCGCTCTGCTGACCTTGACCAATTCCGGCAGCGCCATCGGACCACAAAGGTTCTATCGGTTTGACATAACTCCATAG
- a CDS encoding MBL fold metallo-hydrolase yields the protein MSETALGQISSRVYWMPPAKPDRPSLCAVVGTNDILMLDAGASDAHARLFLDQLTAQGISPPTYVALTHWHWDHVFGAAEIGAPVIAQSLTAKKLAELATLDWSDAGLEEQIALGEQTAAGAENIKAELPAPRTIRIAEPGIIFCDSLELRLGAVTCQIEHVGGDHAADSSVMFILPDRVLFLGDCLCDAVDGSKRYYTAQQLLPLLDTLQAFDAAYYVGGHDSTVATRAEFTKHTDKMRQAAKLVEAFGAGEGKVFAAAEAETGQPLDEDTAYFLRALIAGAEGVGKVAGGMAR from the coding sequence ATGAGTGAAACTGCCCTCGGTCAAATCAGCTCTCGCGTTTATTGGATGCCGCCCGCCAAGCCGGATCGCCCATCCTTGTGCGCAGTCGTCGGCACGAATGACATATTGATGCTGGATGCTGGCGCTTCAGACGCTCATGCACGCCTGTTCCTCGACCAACTGACTGCGCAGGGAATCTCGCCGCCCACCTATGTCGCGCTTACACACTGGCACTGGGATCACGTATTCGGCGCGGCCGAAATCGGCGCACCGGTCATTGCCCAGAGCCTGACTGCCAAGAAGCTCGCGGAACTGGCAACTCTGGATTGGAGCGATGCAGGGCTTGAAGAGCAGATCGCGCTTGGCGAACAAACTGCCGCAGGTGCGGAGAACATCAAAGCGGAATTGCCCGCGCCTCGAACCATACGCATCGCCGAACCTGGCATCATCTTTTGCGATTCGCTGGAATTGCGATTGGGCGCCGTGACATGCCAGATTGAGCATGTCGGTGGCGATCACGCGGCGGATTCGTCGGTCATGTTCATCCTGCCGGATCGCGTGCTATTTTTGGGCGACTGCCTGTGTGACGCCGTTGATGGGTCCAAACGCTATTACACTGCCCAGCAATTGCTCCCGCTACTCGACACACTGCAAGCCTTCGATGCCGCCTATTATGTGGGAGGGCACGACTCCACGGTAGCGACGCGGGCGGAGTTCACCAAGCACACCGATAAAATGCGACAGGCTGCGAAGTTGGTCGAGGCGTTCGGCGCGGGTGAGGGGAAGGTCTTTGCAGCGGCTGAAGCGGAGACCGGACAACCCCTGGACGAGGATACCGCCTATTTCTTGCGCGCCCTGATTGCCGGAGCCGAAGGAGTCGGCAAGGTGGCGGGCGGAATGGCTAGATAA
- a CDS encoding M14 family metallocarboxypeptidase, translating into MGRVRDYNEIVQRLRALPRREWRVQKAGEISGYPFFCLRRSISKDAPTVLVTAGIHGEEPGGVAGALRWLESGEWAKWNRNWFVLPCINPYGWERNQRRNAQRQDINRQFRGDTDCLEAELIKRLVKGRRFVFSLDLHEDVDASGYYLYELREGPPFIGERIVQAVSRVIPIDRHKMIDGNQATGLGLIRRASNVGTLKRRRRWPMAYHLFLNSTDHILGSETPVHFPLKQRAAAHRIALRSALSALAGRSR; encoded by the coding sequence GTGGGTCGCGTCCGAGATTACAACGAGATCGTGCAACGACTGCGGGCTTTGCCGCGTCGCGAATGGCGCGTCCAAAAAGCCGGGGAGATTTCGGGATACCCCTTCTTCTGTTTGCGGCGCAGTATTTCCAAAGACGCCCCGACGGTTCTCGTCACTGCTGGAATCCATGGCGAGGAACCCGGCGGTGTCGCAGGCGCTCTGCGCTGGCTGGAGAGCGGCGAATGGGCGAAGTGGAATCGGAACTGGTTCGTCCTGCCGTGCATCAATCCCTACGGTTGGGAGCGCAACCAACGTCGCAACGCGCAGCGCCAGGATATCAACCGCCAATTTCGTGGCGACACCGACTGCCTCGAAGCGGAACTGATCAAAAGGTTGGTAAAAGGCCGGCGTTTCGTGTTCTCGCTCGATTTGCATGAAGATGTGGATGCGTCGGGATACTATCTTTACGAACTGCGCGAAGGGCCGCCTTTTATCGGTGAACGCATTGTGCAGGCGGTCAGCCGGGTGATTCCCATCGATCGTCACAAGATGATCGATGGCAACCAGGCAACCGGCTTAGGCCTGATTCGTCGGGCCTCGAACGTCGGAACGCTGAAGCGCCGGCGCCGTTGGCCGATGGCATATCATCTGTTCCTGAATTCCACCGACCATATCCTCGGCAGTGAAACGCCCGTACATTTTCCGCTGAAGCAGCGCGCCGCGGCCCATCGGATAGCGCTTCGATCCGCGCTGAGTGCGCTGGCAGGAAGGTCTCGATGA
- the rho gene encoding transcription termination factor Rho yields the protein MNETEQPQTQPQPPPQQSTEGQVRGVLEVGEKGFGFLRNPARNFQISPNDIYVSPDVIRKFKLRPGLEIDGRAVPPKKGSPQLAEIFKINGQPPEKWASLKKFDELTSVNPNERFNLETVGDRYTTRVFDLIAPLGKGTRGLIVAAPRTGKTTLLHHIADAVITNHPEVHTMVLLVDERPEETTDFRRSVKGGEVIASTNDQTIEEHVRTAKMAIERAKRLVEFGRDVFIVLDSITRLARAFNNYIGSTGRTMTGGLDARAMEQPRRIFASARKAEEGGSLTIIATALIETGSRMDELIFQEFKGTGNSELVLDRKIAEQRYWPAVDINASGTRREELLLAPKDLEAITRLRRALSGAPPVEALQKLLTGLAKFKTNKEFLKAMAQ from the coding sequence GTGAACGAAACAGAACAGCCGCAAACACAACCGCAACCTCCACCGCAACAATCAACCGAAGGCCAGGTCCGGGGCGTCCTTGAAGTGGGCGAGAAGGGGTTCGGATTCCTCCGCAACCCCGCGCGCAACTTCCAGATCAGCCCGAACGACATTTATGTGTCGCCGGACGTTATTCGCAAGTTCAAATTGCGACCGGGTCTCGAAATCGACGGGCGGGCCGTGCCGCCCAAGAAAGGCAGCCCGCAACTGGCCGAGATTTTCAAGATCAACGGCCAGCCACCCGAAAAGTGGGCGAGCCTCAAGAAGTTTGACGAGCTGACGAGCGTCAACCCGAATGAGCGGTTCAATTTGGAGACTGTTGGGGACCGTTATACGACGCGCGTTTTCGATCTGATCGCGCCCCTCGGTAAAGGCACACGCGGCTTGATTGTGGCGGCGCCGCGTACCGGCAAGACGACGCTCCTGCACCATATCGCTGACGCGGTGATCACCAACCATCCCGAGGTTCACACGATGGTGCTGTTGGTTGACGAGCGTCCGGAAGAAACGACCGATTTCCGTCGCTCGGTCAAAGGCGGCGAGGTCATCGCTTCGACCAACGACCAGACCATTGAAGAGCACGTTCGCACTGCCAAGATGGCGATTGAACGGGCCAAACGGCTGGTCGAATTCGGACGGGACGTCTTCATTGTGCTCGACTCGATCACACGCCTCGCGCGCGCGTTTAACAATTATATCGGTTCGACCGGCCGCACGATGACCGGCGGTCTCGATGCTCGCGCGATGGAGCAGCCGCGCCGTATTTTCGCCTCGGCCCGCAAAGCAGAGGAGGGTGGTTCACTCACGATCATCGCCACTGCGTTGATTGAAACCGGCTCGCGGATGGACGAGCTGATTTTCCAGGAATTCAAGGGCACGGGCAATTCAGAGTTGGTGCTCGACCGCAAAATCGCCGAGCAGCGATACTGGCCCGCAGTGGACATCAACGCTTCCGGTACGCGTCGCGAGGAACTGCTGCTGGCGCCGAAGGATCTCGAGGCGATCACACGACTGCGTCGCGCGTTGAGTGGCGCGCCGCCCGTCGAAGCCCTGCAGAAGCTCCTTACGGGTCTTGCCAAATTCAAGACGAACAAGGAATTTCTCAAGGCGATGGCACAGTAG
- the glpX gene encoding class II fructose-bisphosphatase codes for MAKLSRKPIHDLERIIEFDLVRATEAAALNASQWMGKGDKNAADQAACDAIRGMFDLIPCCGEVVIGEGIKDEAPGIFLGEHLGTWEPGVVPLDIAVDPVDGTTNISKGLPNVISVLAAGSAFDGLGKALKNLPSFYCEKLAYGPRVRNYMLKTGVEQVKLEAPVEENVLLVAKILNVPVHELTITMLDRPRHEELVQRIRKVGARLRMIGDGDVAGAIAPSLPDSGTDLYVGVGGSPEAVLAATALRCLGGDMQVRMWPRDETERKQLIKAGLEEELNKVYYAEDLAQGDGIMFCATGISDSPLLPGVRFIGHTAITHSILMRANTRTVRHIRAVHDLTKKTIRLRSTRAEQPL; via the coding sequence ATGGCGAAGTTGAGTCGTAAGCCGATTCACGATCTGGAGCGCATTATTGAGTTTGACCTGGTGCGCGCGACGGAAGCTGCTGCGTTGAACGCCTCGCAGTGGATGGGGAAGGGCGACAAGAACGCCGCGGACCAGGCGGCGTGCGATGCGATACGCGGTATGTTCGATTTGATACCGTGTTGCGGCGAAGTGGTCATCGGCGAGGGTATCAAGGATGAGGCGCCGGGGATTTTTCTTGGCGAACACCTTGGGACCTGGGAACCGGGAGTCGTGCCGCTGGACATTGCGGTGGATCCCGTGGACGGCACGACGAACATTTCGAAGGGATTGCCGAATGTGATTTCCGTGCTGGCGGCGGGTAGCGCGTTTGACGGTTTGGGCAAGGCGCTGAAGAATTTGCCGAGCTTTTATTGCGAGAAGCTGGCGTACGGGCCGCGGGTGCGGAATTACATGCTCAAGACGGGAGTCGAGCAGGTGAAGCTGGAAGCGCCGGTCGAGGAGAACGTGCTGCTGGTCGCGAAGATCCTGAATGTGCCGGTGCACGAGTTGACCATTACGATGCTCGACCGACCACGGCATGAGGAGTTGGTCCAGCGGATCCGCAAAGTCGGCGCGCGGTTGCGGATGATTGGCGATGGGGACGTGGCGGGCGCTATCGCGCCGAGCCTGCCCGATAGCGGCACGGATTTGTACGTGGGCGTCGGCGGGTCGCCCGAAGCGGTGTTGGCAGCGACGGCGTTGCGATGCTTGGGCGGCGACATGCAGGTGAGAATGTGGCCGCGCGACGAAACCGAGCGGAAGCAATTGATCAAGGCAGGATTGGAAGAGGAACTCAACAAAGTGTACTACGCAGAGGACCTTGCGCAGGGGGATGGTATCATGTTTTGCGCGACGGGTATCAGTGACAGCCCGTTGCTGCCGGGCGTGCGGTTCATCGGCCACACCGCCATCACGCACTCGATCCTCATGCGGGCCAATACGCGCACGGTGCGCCACATCAGAGCGGTACACGACCTGACAAAGAAAACCATACGCCTGCGTTCGACGCGGGCAGAGCAACCACTGTGA
- the lpxA gene encoding acyl-ACP--UDP-N-acetylglucosamine O-acyltransferase, with product MTVKIHLTAIVDSHAEIGGGCEIGPYCVVGANVKLGEGCRLHSHVVMDGLTTIGARCEFFPFASIGLKTQDLKYSGGKTYLEIGSDNVFREHVTVHTATGDGLYTRIGSHNNFLAYSHVAHDCIVGNHVIFSNNGTLAGHVVVEDFAIVGGLAAIHQFCRIGTMSIIGGCAKVVQDVPPYMMADGNPAETRGVNKVGMERNGVPEEAQRSLREAFKILCRAGLTVSNALDKIQSELPPSHELEHFIDFCRKSERGIAR from the coding sequence ATGACGGTAAAGATTCATCTTACTGCGATTGTTGATTCTCATGCCGAGATTGGTGGCGGCTGTGAGATTGGGCCGTATTGCGTCGTGGGGGCGAACGTGAAGCTGGGGGAGGGGTGCCGGCTGCATTCGCATGTGGTGATGGATGGGCTGACGACGATCGGGGCGCGGTGCGAGTTTTTTCCGTTTGCAAGCATCGGGTTGAAGACGCAGGACCTGAAATATTCTGGGGGGAAAACTTACCTGGAAATCGGGTCGGACAACGTCTTTCGGGAGCATGTGACGGTGCATACGGCGACGGGGGACGGACTGTATACGCGGATCGGGTCGCACAACAATTTCTTAGCGTATTCGCATGTGGCGCATGACTGCATTGTTGGTAACCATGTGATCTTCAGCAACAACGGGACTCTGGCGGGACATGTTGTGGTGGAAGACTTTGCGATTGTTGGAGGACTGGCGGCGATTCATCAATTTTGTCGGATTGGCACGATGTCGATCATTGGCGGGTGCGCCAAGGTGGTGCAGGATGTGCCGCCGTATATGATGGCCGATGGCAACCCGGCGGAGACGCGCGGGGTCAATAAAGTGGGGATGGAACGCAACGGGGTACCGGAAGAGGCCCAGCGGTCGCTTCGGGAGGCCTTTAAAATATTGTGTCGAGCGGGGTTGACAGTGAGCAATGCCTTGGATAAGATACAGTCAGAACTTCCGCCCAGCCACGAGCTGGAGCATTTCATCGACTTCTGTCGCAAGTCTGAACGCGGAATAGCCCGATAG
- a CDS encoding GNAT family N-acetyltransferase, with translation MANSHEIVLEAATLADATLLSNLLELYIHDLSEAFPSIELKPDGRFGYGKLALYWSEPERYFPFLIKCDARVVGFALATRGSPATDDPNVFDVAEFFVIRRYRRSGVGQRAVALLWNRLPGRWIVRVSEGNPSALAFWMSAVAKFTGGAATEFKRPGNPHAWRVFSFATG, from the coding sequence ATGGCAAATTCACACGAAATTGTTCTCGAGGCAGCGACATTGGCTGACGCCACGTTGCTATCGAATCTTCTTGAGTTGTACATTCACGACCTCAGTGAGGCATTCCCCAGCATCGAGCTAAAACCAGACGGGCGCTTCGGGTATGGCAAGCTTGCGCTTTATTGGTCAGAGCCCGAGCGCTATTTCCCGTTCCTCATCAAATGCGACGCCCGTGTCGTGGGATTCGCCCTGGCCACACGTGGCTCGCCGGCGACGGATGACCCGAATGTATTCGATGTCGCCGAGTTCTTCGTGATTCGTCGCTACCGGCGCTCGGGCGTGGGCCAGCGCGCCGTCGCCCTTCTTTGGAATCGCCTTCCGGGCCGATGGATCGTTCGAGTTTCCGAGGGAAACCCAAGTGCGCTTGCGTTTTGGATGAGCGCCGTCGCAAAGTTCACGGGTGGCGCAGCGACAGAGTTCAAGCGTCCTGGAAATCCGCATGCATGGCGTGTGTTTTCTTTTGCGACCGGCTAA
- a CDS encoding aldo/keto reductase yields the protein MRYRLLGNSGLRVSEAALGTMTFGDDWGWGAARDVSRKVYDAFREAGGNFIDTANLYTNGTSESFLGEFMKGHRQSVVLATKYTNAAPGTDPNAAGNHRKSMMQSVDASLKRLQTDYIDLYWVHIWDQITPVEEVMRGLDDLVRAGKVLYVGISDAPAWWIAQANTLAHLRGWSSFIAMQIEYSLIERTVERELIPVAKALNIGVTAWSPLAGGVLTGKYHGHGSSEQARMNTDMMKQFMPEQERADRVVVAVKKVADQTSRSLAQVALAWLRHRPVPVVPIIGARKLSQLQNNLASLDLTLSADQLKTLDESSQIELGFPQSMYAKELARTFAYGGLRDRIVA from the coding sequence ATGCGATACAGACTTTTGGGCAACAGCGGACTTCGAGTTTCAGAAGCAGCTCTCGGCACCATGACCTTCGGCGATGACTGGGGCTGGGGCGCCGCCAGGGACGTCTCACGAAAAGTGTACGACGCCTTCCGCGAGGCCGGGGGCAATTTCATCGACACCGCCAACCTGTACACGAACGGCACGAGCGAATCGTTCCTCGGCGAGTTCATGAAAGGCCACCGCCAAAGCGTGGTGCTGGCCACCAAATACACCAACGCCGCTCCCGGCACCGACCCGAACGCCGCCGGCAACCACCGCAAGAGCATGATGCAGTCCGTGGACGCGAGCCTCAAACGTCTGCAGACCGACTATATCGATCTCTACTGGGTCCACATCTGGGACCAGATCACGCCCGTCGAAGAGGTCATGCGCGGACTCGATGACCTGGTTCGCGCCGGCAAGGTGCTCTACGTCGGCATCTCGGACGCCCCCGCGTGGTGGATCGCGCAAGCGAACACCCTCGCCCATCTGCGCGGCTGGTCATCCTTCATCGCAATGCAGATCGAATACAGCCTGATTGAGCGAACGGTCGAACGCGAGTTGATCCCGGTAGCTAAGGCGTTAAACATCGGCGTGACCGCTTGGTCACCACTGGCCGGTGGCGTGTTGACCGGCAAGTACCACGGCCACGGGTCGTCCGAACAGGCACGAATGAACACCGACATGATGAAGCAATTCATGCCAGAGCAAGAACGCGCCGACCGCGTCGTCGTCGCCGTCAAGAAAGTAGCCGATCAGACCAGTCGCAGCCTGGCGCAAGTCGCGCTCGCGTGGCTCCGCCACCGCCCCGTCCCCGTCGTCCCCATCATCGGCGCGCGCAAGCTCTCCCAGTTGCAGAACAACCTCGCCAGCCTCGACCTGACTCTCTCCGCTGACCAACTAAAGACCCTCGACGAGTCCAGCCAGATCGAACTCGGCTTCCCGCAGAGCATGTACGCCAAAGAGTTGGCCCGCACCTTCGCCTACGGCGGCCTCCGCGACCGGATCGTGGCCTGA